A section of the Phaseolus vulgaris cultivar G19833 chromosome 8, P. vulgaris v2.0, whole genome shotgun sequence genome encodes:
- the LOC137825658 gene encoding disease resistance RPP13-like protein 4 produces MSIRTNKMKAVPVLLKQLMIARSKLHERGRDESFDGKLEMLRLDLNKIKDVFVRVKKNEEELLDTLAEVYDHLRKLDYRKLGEDMNGICKRIRDSAHKLLPMDAFDDSYKEEDHKGDQIFHSSHELQQPHQKSWTTEDYHRLDHLSKGCLWSLLIFPENAVIRKSNVINLWIGEGLVEDKNERTAIETGEVLIHDLLLSDVIVRYGSEKDPLVNKFRILPNVRRQLELCEEEFGTISLFRESGINRFVLKQKKLTLGDSDFGYSIHSVFNVGASYLNFRPQWAKEFMNLEVLQLGRWQDSPLHHIEVGSEEFLKELRNLTHLKYLSLRGISRIFNIPSFIAQLERLLILDLKACHNLETLPNDISSMKSLTQLILSECYLLEGMPKGIEKLKNLEVLKGFVISTPGKTPCKISDLVNLEKLKRLSIHIGSEVVIRDWEFESLEHIPTLEHLKISWSGSDPWSGSFRLHFPPNLRKLHLECFPGQSLGEFLFNMRYWEKDMELNITGGKLESMKVDFEWKYVRVLRLKYLKQLNVDIDNFKSFFPRLKYAEIKQVSNHKEYEWIESMNGLI; encoded by the coding sequence ATGTCGATTCGAACAAACAAGATGAAAGCAGTACCTGTGTTGCTGAAGCAGTTGATGATAGCAAGGAGCAAATTGCATGAAAGGGGAAGAGATGAATCATTTGATGGGAAGTTGGAGATGTTGAGGTTGGATTTGAACAAGATAAAGGATGTATTTGTGAgagtgaagaagaatgaagaagaattgCTTGACACATTAGCCGAGGTGTATGATCATCTTCGCAAGTTAGACTACAGAAAGCTTGGTGAAGACATGAATGGCATTTGCAAGAGAATCAGAGATTCTGCTCACAAGTTGCTCCCAATGGATGCTTTTGATGACTCATATAAGGAGGAGGATCACAAGGGTGACCAAATATTTCACTCATCACATGAGTTGCAACAACCCCATCAAAAGAGTTGGACTACAGAAGATTATCACCGGCTAGACCATCTATCAAAAGGTTGCTTGTGGTCTCTTCTAATTTTCCCTGAGAACGCTGTCATAAGAAAAAGTAATGTAATTAATTTGTGGATTGGAGAGGGTTTGGTTGaagataaaaatgaaagaacAGCAATAGAAACGGGTGAGGTTCTGATTCATGATCTTTTGCTAAGTGATGTGATTGTACGCTATGGTAGTGAAAAGGATCCCCTTGTCAATAAATTTCGAATTCTTCCTAACGTCCGTCGTCAGTTGGAATTGTGTGAAGAAGAATTTGGAACTATATCCCTTTTTCGAGAATCTGGAATAAATCGGTTTGTGCTTAAGCAAAAAAAGCTGACACTAGGTGATTCGGATTTTGGTTACTCTATACATAGTGTTTTCAATGTTGGTGCTAGTTATCTGAATTTTAGACCACAATGGGCCAAGGAATTTATGAATTTAGAGGTGCTTCAACTTGGGCGTTGGCAAGATTCACCTTTGCATCACATTGAAGTTGGGAGTGAAGAATTCTTGAAAGAGTTGAGAAATCTAACACACTTGAAATATCTTAGTCTCCGTGGGATATCAAGAATATTCAATATTCCATCCTTCATTGCTCAACTTGAGAGACTATTAATTCTTGATCTGAAGGCTTGCCATAATTTGGAAACACTACCAAATGATATTTCATCAATGAAAAGTCTCACACAACTGATTTTGTCCGAATGTTACTTACTGGAGGGCATGCCAAAGGGGATTGAGAAGCTAAAAAATCTGGAAGTACTAAAGGGATTTGTAATAAGTACTCCTGGAAAGACTCCTTGCAAAATATCAGATCTTGTAAATTTGGAAAAACTAAAGCGACTGAGCATACATATAGGAAGTGAGGTCGTGATCAGGGATTGGGAGTTTGAAAGTTTGGAACATATTCCTACACTTGAGCATCTCAAAATATCTTGGAGTGGGTCTGACCCATGGTCTGGTAGTTTTCGTTTGCATTTTCCACCAAATTTGAGAAAGTTGCATCTAGAATGTTTTCCTGGACAAAGTCTTGGAGAATTCTTGTTTAACATGAGGTATTGGGAGAAAGACATGGAGCTAAATATAACTGGAGGAAAATTGGAGAGTATGAAAGTAGATTTTGAATGGAAATACGTGAGAGTACTGCGTCTCAAGTATCTTAAGCAATTGAATGTCGATATAGACAATTTCAAATCGTTCTTTCCTAGGCTGAAATATGCAGAAATTAAACAAGTCTCAAACCATA